The Bacteriovorax sp. PP10 nucleotide sequence GGAGCTGAGCAAGGAGACCGCGAAGGAACATCTCGCGCGACTCTTGATGGAAATAGAGACGGAACAAATGAAGGGACAATTAACGGAAATAAAAGTGCAGGTTCAAGAGAAGGACGTGTTGCCGGAATTAAAAGAGGTGATGCAAGTAATGCTGCTGCAGTAGGAACTGACCAAGGTAAAAAAGCTGGAATGGCACGTGCTGTATCAACTGGACAAGCTGATGGACGCAACATCGGTGAACTTGAAACAACAAAAAAATTAGAATCAGGTGAATTAAAATCAGTAAACTTAAATGGATCATTCGCTGGTAGTTTCCAGAGAAGATCTCCAGAATACGCAGGGGACTTTAACGGTCCAAACTACAAGCCAAGAATTAACCACAGCAAAGAAATTATGGTTAAGGCCTTCGCTGATGGATACAACTTTAACTATAGACAATACGCTCGTTTCGAATTCCAAAGAAGAATCGATGCTGATTACAATCAATACTATGACCAAAACTACAGAACAGCTTACGACTCAGCAGTAAGTCGTGAATACCCATCTTACTTTGATCAAGGTAGACGTGATGGTGATGCGCAAGGGTACGCCCGCACTTACCCAATCGTTAGAGCTGAAGCTTACAGAATTGCTTTTGAAAAACTGGATTCATCACCATCAAGATCAAGTGCTGAATACAAAGCTAGTTACACTGAATCAGAACTATTTGCTTTCAACCAAAGATATGAAGATATTAGACGTGCTAACTATGACCGCGTAGAAAGCGATACATTTACAGCAAACATTGCTGCTCAAACAGAAATCTACCGTCAAAAAAGAACGGCAGAAGTTATTGCGATTTATAACAACAACCCAATCTTAGAATTCGTATCAAGTGACATGCTTGATGGCGGGATTAAAGGTGTTGCTCTTCTGGATGGAGTTTTCCAACCAGGTGAGACAACGAACCACAATGTTGTTTTAAGAAATTACGGATTTAAATCGGCAACAAATGTTTCAGTTCAATTAGAAAACGGAGCTGCAGTAAAACTTCCAGAAGTTCCAGCAAGAAGTTTAGTTATTGTTAAAGGTGCAGCTCAAGGTTCTGTGACTGCAGGTTTAGGAAGTGTATTCAGATCGGCCCTAAGTGTTGTTTCTCCACTTGCAACAAACGATGCAGTAGAAGGACGCTTTTATGACAAAGCATCTAATGGAATTGTAAAAGCAGCTGACCAAAAAGCAGTTCGAGTTGCTTACCCATTATCTCTTGCAGGATTATCACTTGAGTCTCAATTGCTAAAAGGATCTAAGAATAAACTTAAAATGACGTTAACGAATAATTCGAAACGTGAATATAAAGGTGAGCTTAAAATTAAGCTTCTAGCGAATTCTCAAAACGCGATCATTACAAAAGAATTCTCTAATGTGGCCGCTGTTGCATCAAGTGTAAGTTTAACTGACGCTGAGATTCTGGTTACATCTGAGCAAGATGTTTATAGAGATCTATCAATCTCTGCAACTGTTGAGCAAAACGGAGTATTGATCGGTGTTTTACCTCAAGACTTCATCACTATGGCAAAAGCTCAGTACGTAGAAAAAGCAAAACTTCCAGTTATCATTGCTGATACTGATAAAAGTTTAGATACATTCGTTGACGCTCTAAATGCTGCTGGTGGAACAGATAAAGTTTCAGTTCTGGACTTATCACTTGCGAGCTTAAACGCAGCGACGATCGCAAACGGTCTGTCTGGTAAAGTGGTAGTGTTAGTAGATAACTCAGACGGGGCAAGTGTTAAGACTTTAAACAGCTTCCTTGCTAAGTCAAAAACATCAGCTTTCTTGATGGTTGATAGTGCTAACCTTGGATTGAAAAACGTTAAGTCCCTTGGATCTCTAAAAGATGCAGCAAGCTTACTATACGGAAAACGTAGAATGTATTTCTCTAACCCACACAGAGCTGCTGAGGTTGTGAAGTCATCTGCTTTCATCCAATCGAGTGTAAACGCAGTACCGTCGGACTTAGTTCTAGCTCAGAAATTTATTATGAGTGGACCAGAGTTAATTGCTGACCTTAAAGTAACGATGACTCCAGAGAGTTATGCAACTCCAAACGAAACGATGAAAATCTTCTCTTTAAGATCTCTGTCTGAAGTTGTAAACATCAATGCTGCTTACGATGAGTCTGGTGGAATTTTCAGCCGTGACAAAAAATGGGCAAAGATGATTGAAGAAGATGGAACACTTTTCCATAACCAAATGAAGGCCGCATCTTCTGGTGGTGTAGTAACGTCAAAACTGCCAATGATTCTTTCTGCTATCGCATTAAGAGACGCTGTGAAGACATCAATGAGTGGAGCTGATGGCGTATCAGACGTTATGAAGCAAAAGATCCAAAACGCAACTAATGGAGTTTTGGACGATATGGAAGATTCATTCAAGAAAAGTTTGAAAAAGGATTTCGGTGCGCTTTATAATAAGGCCTATGACTATGCAGCTGTACACCGCCCATTCGCCATTGATTAATCACATCTTTAAAAAGAATTTTTTAATGAGGCCGCTCCTTTATGGAGCGGTCTTTTTTTTCATACTCATCAATTTAAATCCCGCTCATGCCAGTTTGAAGATCGCAGTCGTTGATACCGGCTTCTGCTCACAAAAGGCCCTTACTAAGTCAAAAACTCATGTTGTGAAGCCCGCTCGTGATATGACGGGGACGAATAGCTACAACTGTAAAAAAATAACGGATAAAGAGCTTAAAGGCGGCGGACGCTTTCACGGACAAAATGTTTTAAATGAATTTTTGTCTTACCTTCCGAAAAAAATCAATCTGACCATTTACCCATTAGTCGTTTATGACAATAGGGGAAATCAAACAGCATCAGCGTGGAAGAAGGCGATAGATTTTGTTGAAACAGAAAAGATAGATATGGTGCTGACGGCCTCAGGATTTATTTCAACTGAAAAAGTTGTGAAAGACCTGCCATCGATCTGGTTTGTTCCATCGGGAAGAACGGAGCGCTCAATTACAAGTAAAACAGTCTTGTTTCCCCAAAGTCTTGCACCAACTCCCAATATTTTTGTGATTGGTGATTATTATGACGGGGAGCAGATTATTTACGATCAGGCCTTGTTATATCAGGATCAAATTGATTACTATTTTCCTTCGGGGAAAAAAGACTTCACAGGGACTTCTCGTGCTGTGGCCGAGGCGATGGCAAAAGCACTGCAAAAATGTTTTATCGAAAAAGATATTATTGCGGCCCACTCACTAAGACTTTGTTTACTAAAATCGGCCAAAACCCTTAAAGATCCTATTCTTAAAAAAGAGTTCAAAACCTTCTAAATCAATTCTTTTAGTGATAAACTTCTCTCTATGAGAGAATCAGTATCAGCAGTATTTACGACAGAAGACCAAATCTTTTTTATCAAGAGACAAAACTACTTAGCAGTTTTTCCTGGATACTATGCCACACCAGGTGGAAAGGTAGACCAGAGTGACAACACAGAAGCACTACCGGGTGATATCTGGCCTGCTCACATTAAGCCGCAAATTTTGCACGCGCTTATCAGAGAAGTAAAAGAAGAATTAAACTACGATCTTTTGGAAGCAATCGCTAAAGGCGAAGTCTTGCGTATTGATGATATCGGTCTGGCCATCACTCCAGAATTCAATCCTTATAGATTTAAAAATTATTATATTAAGATCATGCTTAAGAAACCTCACGAATTTGATATTGATCTTAACGAAGTTGAGTTCGGCGAATGGAATACTCCAGCAAACTTAATTGAAAGATATAGAGCAGGCCATGTGTTAGCTGTACCTCCAGCTGTGACACTGCTTAAAACGTTTGCAGAAAATCCACAGCACGCAACGCCGATTGAAATGACTCTGCCTCACGATCCGGAAACGGAAGTGCCTATGATTGAATCAATCTATGGTGTCCGTCAGTACTTACCGCTGTCGCATACATTCCCTCCGGCCAATAGAACCAACTCTTTTATCATCGGCGATGACGATCAAGTGAAGTATCTCATTGATCCATCTCCAAGAGATGAGGCCGAGCTTGAGAAATTTATTAAGTCAGTTTCGAAAGTCGGTTTTGATAGAATTTTTATCACTCACCATCACCCTGATCATTATGAGTTTTCTCGCGACATCGCTTTAAGATTCAAAGTGCCCATGGAGATGAGTCAGTTTACTTACACAATCATCGGTGCTGAGTATTTTAAAGGAATCGAAATCACTCTTCGCAAAGAAGGTGATGTGATCACAAAAAGTTTAGGCCACGACGTTCGCGTCTATGAAGTACCAGGTCACGATGAAGGGCAACTTGCTCTTGCTCCAGATAACATGAGTTGGTTTTTAGTAGGGGACCTTATCCAAACAATCGGAACGGTTGTGATTGGTGGACCTGAAGGAGATATGCAGAAATATTTCCATTCATTAAACAGAGTGATTGATTTAAATCCTAAAAATCTTATTCCAAGTCACGGGATCATTATTGGTGGGACAAATAAACTTGTTCAAACTCTAAAACACCGTCAAGAGCGTGAAGATCAAATTAAAGAACTACTAGGTTTGGGAAGAAGCTTGAACGAAATCCTGGAAGTCATTTACGTGGGCCTTAAGCCCGAGCTCCTACCGTATGCAATGAAGACGATAGAAGCTCATATCACTAAAATTAATAACGAAGCCAAGATCCCTTAATTAACTAAAACTCTTTTTTTCTGCGATAAGTTTCTCAACGATTTCTGGATTCAGAAGCGTTGAGATGTCGCCGATATTTTCCAGGTCATTTTCTACGATCTTTCTTAAAATCCTTCTCATGATTTTTCCCGAACGAGTTTTTGGAAGACCCTCTGTCACTTGAATTAAATCCGGCTTGGCAATTGGCCCGATAATTTTTTGAACAATATCTTTAATCTCTTTTTCAAGTTCAGCTGGATCACGCTTAGTATTCGTTGGAATAACGAAAGCGTAAAGGCCTTGACCTTTTACCGGGTGAGGAAGTCCAACAACGGCACTTTCTACAATGTCAGGATGCTCGTTGATGGCATCTTCTACTTCTGCTGTTCCAATTCTGTGTCCTGAAACGTTGATAACATCATCCACACGTCCAGTGATTCTAAAGTATCCGTCAGCATCTCGTTTTGCACCATCACCTGTGAAGTAGTATCCAGGGTATGTTGAAAAATAAGTTTGAATGAATCTTTCGTGGTCGCCATAAATAGTGCGGGCAAGTGAAGGCCATGGAGCTCTTATGCAAAGATTTCCACTCGCGACCATCTCTGTGATGATAGTGCCTTTTTCATCCATAAGAATTGGATCAATTCCAGGAAGTGGGAGAGTGGCGTGACTTGGTTTTAATTTCGTAATTCCAGCAATAGGTGAAATCATAATCCCACCAGTTTCTGTCTGCCACCAGGTATCGACAATCGGACAGCGGCCTTTACCAACATATTTATCGTACCAGTGCCATGCTTCTTCATTGATGGGTTCACCAACTGAACCTAAAACTTTAAGAGTTGGCATTTTATATTTTTCTGGAATTTCGTGACCAAATTTTTCCAGAGCTCTGATTGCTGTTGGAGCAGTGTAGAGATGAGTGATTTTATGTTTCTCAATAATCTGCCATAGGCGATCAGCGTTCGGATAAGTAGGAACTCCTTCGAACATAACTGTCGTTGCACCATTTAATAGCGGCCCATAAGTCAGGTAGCTGTGTCCTGTAACCCAGCCGATGTCGGCCGTGCAAAAGAAAATATCATTTTCTTTATATTGAAATACATCTTTAAAACTTTTCCCAACATGAACCATATAACCAGCAGTCGTATGAACTAGTCCTTTTGGTTTTCCGGTTGATCCTGAAGTATAAAGAATAAAAAGTGGGTCTTCTGATTTTACGGGAGTCGCCGGGCAGTGAAGTTCAGCACCTTTAATCAAAGCATCGTAATAATAATCACGGCCTTCTTTCATTGTGATTTTTTGATGAGTTCTCTTCACAACTAAAACAGTCTTAACAAAGTCCAATCCTTCAACGGCTTCATCGACCATGTCTTTTAGTGGCGTGGTTTTATCACCTCTATAAGCTCCATCATGAGTGACAACCATTTTAGCATTCGAGTCTTCCAAGCGTCCACGAAGCGATAGAGGAGAAAATCCTCCAAAGACAACAGTATGGATGGCCCCGATTCTCGCACACGCTAAAATCCCTATCATAAGCTCTGGAGTCATTCCCATATAAAAGCTTACGATGTCGCCTTTACCAACTCCACGGTTCTTTAAAAGATTCGCAAAACGGCAAACGCTTAAGTGCAATTCACCATAAGTTAAAAAGCTCGAAGGCTCATCTGGATTATTGGGTTCAAAGATCAACGCTTTTTTCTGGCGGCGGTCTTCAAGGTGTCGATCAAGGCAGTTTTCAGTGATGTTAAGTTCGCCACCATTAAACCATTTCACGTCGGCCTTAATGAAGTCACCACTAATTAGTGTGTCCCATTTTTTCTTCCACACGAAAGTGTGAGAGAGCTCGCTCCAGTAATTTGCCTGTTCGTCAGTTAATATCTTCGTCATGTTTACCTCTTATTTATTAAATAATTTTAGATCAATAAAATCGGGTATGACAAATTTTAGAGGCACTAATTTTCAGAGGAGATTCTAATAATTACCTGTTTTTATAGTCAGAGGGGGGAAACGTAGTTAAATGCTCAAGATTTATCAGAAATACCCGATAAGATTAGTAGGTAGGAGTCTCAATATGAAGATTTTTGTAAATTTAGTCGTACTCGTTGCAGCGTTTATTCCGCCAGCTTTTGCTGCGGAAACCAGTTTTACTTCAGCGGCCGACTCATTAGGACTAGCGCAAAAACCAGTGACTCTCTTGTTGGATAAATCTTCAACTGAAGGTGTGAAGTTTTCAGAAGCAACTGCAACAGGTTGTAGTCAGAGTATTGATACATTCCAAAATAATAAGTTGATTGGATGGGCACAAAGTAATCAAAGTGTTTCAAAATTTTTCACATGTACAGACACAAGAAATATAAATCTTCTTCGCTTTAGTACATCATCATGCCAGGAAGCTATCGCTTGCCGAAAAAACGTTTCACAGATGCAGGTGAATTCTGCTGGTGCCGATAAGTTAATGAACGAAATCGTCGCCAAAGACTATGCGAAAAATATTCTGGATCAAAACTCTGAAGTGATGGACCGCTTAGAAATCCTAAGACAATTTGCTCAGAAAAAATTTGATATCAAAGGTGATAAATGTAATTCACGTTACCAGCCTAAAAAAGGTGGAGTTTGTAATTTAAGTTTATTAGATGAAGTCTTCGTTGATCAACAGGCAAACTGTAAGTTTGGTAATGGCTGCTTTAGTAAGGGCGAAGCGACTGTTTTAAATTTTAGTAGCTATAAAGAAAAAGAAAAAATACCTAAGGTTGCTTTCGTTATTGAATATAATGAATACCGTATTAATGAAAAAGTACAAAAGAG carries:
- a CDS encoding MBL fold metallo-hydrolase: MRESVSAVFTTEDQIFFIKRQNYLAVFPGYYATPGGKVDQSDNTEALPGDIWPAHIKPQILHALIREVKEELNYDLLEAIAKGEVLRIDDIGLAITPEFNPYRFKNYYIKIMLKKPHEFDIDLNEVEFGEWNTPANLIERYRAGHVLAVPPAVTLLKTFAENPQHATPIEMTLPHDPETEVPMIESIYGVRQYLPLSHTFPPANRTNSFIIGDDDQVKYLIDPSPRDEAELEKFIKSVSKVGFDRIFITHHHPDHYEFSRDIALRFKVPMEMSQFTYTIIGAEYFKGIEITLRKEGDVITKSLGHDVRVYEVPGHDEGQLALAPDNMSWFLVGDLIQTIGTVVIGGPEGDMQKYFHSLNRVIDLNPKNLIPSHGIIIGGTNKLVQTLKHRQEREDQIKELLGLGRSLNEILEVIYVGLKPELLPYAMKTIEAHITKINNEAKIP
- the acs gene encoding acetate--CoA ligase, with translation MTKILTDEQANYWSELSHTFVWKKKWDTLISGDFIKADVKWFNGGELNITENCLDRHLEDRRQKKALIFEPNNPDEPSSFLTYGELHLSVCRFANLLKNRGVGKGDIVSFYMGMTPELMIGILACARIGAIHTVVFGGFSPLSLRGRLEDSNAKMVVTHDGAYRGDKTTPLKDMVDEAVEGLDFVKTVLVVKRTHQKITMKEGRDYYYDALIKGAELHCPATPVKSEDPLFILYTSGSTGKPKGLVHTTAGYMVHVGKSFKDVFQYKENDIFFCTADIGWVTGHSYLTYGPLLNGATTVMFEGVPTYPNADRLWQIIEKHKITHLYTAPTAIRALEKFGHEIPEKYKMPTLKVLGSVGEPINEEAWHWYDKYVGKGRCPIVDTWWQTETGGIMISPIAGITKLKPSHATLPLPGIDPILMDEKGTIITEMVASGNLCIRAPWPSLARTIYGDHERFIQTYFSTYPGYYFTGDGAKRDADGYFRITGRVDDVINVSGHRIGTAEVEDAINEHPDIVESAVVGLPHPVKGQGLYAFVIPTNTKRDPAELEKEIKDIVQKIIGPIAKPDLIQVTEGLPKTRSGKIMRRILRKIVENDLENIGDISTLLNPEIVEKLIAEKKSFS